One window of Longimicrobiaceae bacterium genomic DNA carries:
- the tuf gene encoding elongation factor Tu (EF-Tu; promotes GTP-dependent binding of aminoacyl-tRNA to the A-site of ribosomes during protein biosynthesis; when the tRNA anticodon matches the mRNA codon, GTP hydrolysis results; the inactive EF-Tu-GDP leaves the ribosome and release of GDP is promoted by elongation factor Ts; many prokaryotes have two copies of the gene encoding EF-Tu), giving the protein MVMPGDNVQMTVELITPIAMEKELRFAIREGGRTVGAGVVTEILE; this is encoded by the coding sequence AGATGGTGATGCCGGGGGACAACGTGCAGATGACGGTGGAGCTGATCACGCCGATCGCGATGGAGAAGGAGCTGCGCTTTGCGATTCGCGAGGGCGGCCGGACGGTGGGCGCCGGGGTGGTGACGGAGATTCTGGAGTAG